The DNA region CCGGATCAGGAACTCGAACTCATCGACATGCTGCGCGGGCGTTGGCCCGAGGAGCTCGACGTCGACGACGAACTGTGGAGCCGCCGTACCGTCGGCACGCTGATCGAACGCCGGTTCGGGCTGGCCCTTGGCCCGACGGACGTCGGCCACTACCTCGACGCCTGGGGGTTGGCGCCCCGGCGACCGACCGAGCGGGCCTGTGGGCTCTGCGTCGACGCGGTCAACGCCTGGATGGAACGGGTCTACCCGGAGGTGCTGCGGGCCGCCCGGGACCACCGTACCGATCTGTGGTGGTTGGGGCGTACCCGGCTGCATGGCACCACCCCGGCCGCCGACGTGCTGTCGGCCGCCTCGGTACGCGGCCAGATCCGGTTCATGATCCTCACGCCGTCGGTCGAGCCGCCGCTGCCACGCGAATTCCTGCTCCGGCTCTGTGGACCCGACCGGCGCGGCGCGCATCTCGTGGTGGACGGCTCCTGGGCCAGCTCCGAGCTGCCGCGCCGGCTGCCCCGCAGCATCGTCGCGCACCTGCTGCCGAGCTGCGCCCGGCCGGCCCGTGCCGCGTGACGGTCGGCGTCGGGACACGCCCTGATACCGATTCGGCAACCCGGGTAGGCGTTTGCTAGTCTTCGTGGGTCGCTGAGCCCCCGTAGCTCAGGGGATAGAGCACCGCCCTCCGGAGGCGGGGGCGCAGGTTCGAATCCTGCCGGGGGCACACTTGCTAAAGAACCCTTGACCTGCATGAAGGCCGCTGACCAGGGAAATCCTAGTCAGCGGCCTTCATCGTCTGTGCCGAAAACGTGCCGAAGTTCGGCACGGTCTCAGCCGTGGCCCAGCGCCCGTTCGACCCGTTCGTCGGAGGTGGGCTCGTAACAGACGAACGGCTCGATCAGCTGGCTTGAACCAGTTCTGAATGCACAGCGAACAGCCGCCCACTACTGGCTTGAGCCAGTCGGAGGTAGCGTGGAGCGTGTTGTTGACCCCCAGTGACAGGCAGGCCAGAAATGGACGAGCCGACCAGCACAGACAAGCGACCACCCAGCCGGCGGATAGCCGATGACCTGCGCCTGAGCATCCAAGCGGGCGAGTTGGCACCCGGTGGCAAGCTGCCATCGGAGCGGGACCTTGCCGCCCGCTACGGCACGGCACGCAACACCGCCAGGGAAGCGATCAGCATCCTGCAAGGGGAAGGCCTGGTCGTCGCGCAGCACGGGCGCGGCGTCTACGTCCGCCCCAACCGGCCCCTGATGCGCCTCGGCGCCAACCGCTACTCCCGCCAGCTCCGCAACGAGACGGGACTGTCGCCGTTCCGCATCGAGGTCACGAAACAAGGCCGCGTGCCTCGGACCGAATGCCGGTCGGTCACCCGCGACCAGCCCCCACCGGACGTCGCCGAACGCCTCGGCCTCGACGCGGACACCGCGACCGTCATCCGCCGGGAGAACTGGTACTTCGCCGATGACGAGCCGGTGCAGGTCGGCGTGACCTACATCCCCGTCGACGTCGCCGACGGATCGCCGCTGGCGACCGAGTGGACCCTCGGCGAGGGCAGCATCTACGCCAGGTTCGAAGAACTCGGCCACCAGATCACCCGCATCCGCGAAGAGATCTCGGCCCGGATGCCGTACCACGACGAGTCGACCGGGTTGTTGATGCCGCCCGGCGTACCGGTCATCGAGGTGCTGCACACAAGCTTCGACGAGCAGCACACCCCGTTCGAGGTCACCAGGTTCGTGATGCGCGGCGACCTCAACGGCCTGGACTACGACATACCCGTAGAGGACTGACGGGATCGCCTGATGAGTCGAGGCAGTCTCGTCCGGCTGGTGATGCTCGCGTTGCTCTGGGGCTCAGGATTCCTCTGGATCAAACTGGCGCTACGCGGCTTCACCCCGGTGCAGATCGTCCTTGTCCGCCTGGCCCTCGGTGCACTGGTGCTGATCCCCGTCGCCCTGCACCGAGGGCTGCGGTTCCCGACCGACCGGACAACCTGGGGGCATCTGTTCGTCGCGGCACTGGTCGCCAACGCCATCCCGTACACCCTGTTCGGCATCGGTGAGCAGACCGTTGACTCCGGTCTCGCCGGGGTCCTCAACGCCACCACGCCCCTGTGGACGGCGCTGATCGCTTTCGTCGTCGGAGCTGACCGCACGGCGACGTGGTCGCGGGGAGCGGGACTGGCCCTCGGCTTCGTCGGCGCAATGGTCATCTTCACCCCGTGGAAGTCGACCAGCGAGGTCGCCAGCTGGGGAGGGCTGGCGATCCTGGCAGCATCCGCCAGTTACGGAGTCTCCTACGTCTACATGGGCAAGTTCCTCACCAACCGGGGAATCCCGCCGATCATGCTCTCTGCCGCGCAGCTCGCTGCCGGAACGATCCTGATGACCCTGGCCCTGCCCCTCGGCGGACTGACCATGCCTGACCTCCGCGTCGACGCGGTGATCAGCCTGCTGATCCTGGGTGTCCTCGGCACCGGGGCCGCCTACGTGCTCAACTACCGGCTCATCACCGACGACGGACCTACCCTGGCATCCACGGTCACCTACCTGCTGCCGGTCGTCGCGGTGATCCTCGGGTTCCTGGTCGTTGACGAGCAGGTGACAGCCTCCATGATCCTCGGCATGCTCCTGGTCCTGGCGGGCGTCGCGCTGGTACAGCGCCGACCTCAACGGAGCAAGGTCTCCGATCCCCTGCCACTCGGAAGGAACCGAAATGGTCGTCGTTGACCCGGACTTCGTCCGACTGATGCGCAGACTCCGACAGGAACACGGGATGTCGTTCCGGGATTTGGCAAAGAAGGCTTACTTCTCGCGTTCGTACCTGTGTGAGGTGGAAAACGGCAAGAAGCCGCCCAGCCTGCACCTCGCCAAAGCGCTGGACGCCTGCCTCAACGCCGAAGGTCAGCTCACGCGACTCGTGACCACCGGTCCCGATGACCAGGAACCAGAATCCCGGTCCCGATCCGCAGCGACCGTGGACTGCCCGGACCGCGGCGTCGAAGCGTGGCGAACGCATCCGACATGGTCCGCGCAGATAGGCGGACCAGCGCTCGTCAACGAATCCCAATGGGCACAAGTCGCAACGATGCTCTACGACATCTTCGTCCGTAGCCGACCACCGCTCACGCGCCTGGGACCAGACCGGTACGCCGGCCTCTCCTTACGGCGGCAAGACCTGACACCGTTCGCCGCCGAGGCAGCCATGCAGGGACGCGCACCACGTGTCGAATGCCGCGCCGTATCCCGCCAGCAAGCGCCGCGCGACATAGCCGCCCTACTCTCCCTGAACCTGGGAGACGCAGTCGTTCTCCGCGAGAACCGTTACCTAGCCGACGACGAACCCGTCCAACTCGGCCACACCTACCTGCCCACGAGCGTCGTTGGCACGTCAACCCTCGCGACCGATCGTGACCTAGGGCCAGGCGGAACCTTCGCAGCCCTCAAACAGCTCGGATACCGGACAGCACGAATCAGAGAACAGGTCATCACCCGATTCCCGACCCGCGACGAGGCAGAGAAGCTGAAACTCCCGCCTGGCGTGCCCGTCATCGTGCTGCTACACGCCTCCTACGACAACGACGGCTTCCCATTCGAAGCAACCCGATACATCATGCGCTCCGACGCCATGAGATTTCAGTACCTGGCGACGGTCGCTGCCTGACCGCAAGCACACCCGGCACCACCGGCCGGCATGATGACATGTCCGCCCTGCTTCCTGTAAGCAATCGGCAAACGACTTCACATAGACCGACACCTTCTTCTTTCGGTCAGCCGATGACGACGGTTGGCGCTGATCAAACAGCGCCGGCGAGCAGGGGTCCGGCTCCTCAGTCGTACGTCCGTGCCGAAGTGGTGCCAAGGTCGGCGCGCTGGCGGTTCGCCGTGCACGGGCGCCCAGGTCACGAGGCTGGTGCCGACGGGGCACCTCCCGCCCTCCGAAGGCGGGGGCGCAGATTCGAATCCTGCCGGGTGCACACATTTCACCGTACGGCCGGAGCACGGCACGTCTCCTGTCCTGCTGTCAGGCCCGTTCGAGGACCAGCAGGCGGTACTCCAGCCAACGCCGCGACAGCCCGGTCTGCAACGCAGAGCCACCGATCATGTTGGCCCAGAAGGGCGTGCCGACCAGCCGGTCGCGCATCCGGGGCACGACTCCCGCCGCCCCCAGCACCACGTCGATCGCCCGGTCGCGGGGTCGTCCCAGCCGGACGTGCGCGGTGAGGTCCAGGTCCTCGACCAGCCGCAGACCAGCGGGTTCACCCATGGCGGCGAACTCCGCCACGGTGTGCAGGCTGCCGATCCGCCAGCCGGCGCGGAACTGCTCCAGGCAGCGTTCGCGGGCAGCGAGCCCACGGTCCTTGTCGGTCATCCAGTCGTCGCAGACGATCAGGCGACCGCCTGGACGCAGGCGCGCGGCCAGCGACGGGACCAGCTCCGGCAGCGACGGGGCGTGAACCATCGACTCGATCGCGACCATCGCGTGGTAGCGCGGCTCGGCGGGCAGCTGGGCGAAGTCGCCGCAGACGACCTGGCACCGGTCGGTCAGGCCCTCGGCCGCCAACCGCCGCCCGGCGATCTCTACCTGCACCTGGCTGATCGTCACGCCGGTCACCTGGGCGTCGATGGCGTGGGCCAGTCGGACAACCGTCGCACCCACTCCGCAGCCGAGGTCGAGCACCCGCCCCTCGCCCGCCGGTACGTGGCCGCTGAGGCGCTCGACCAGCAGGCGGTTGACCGCGTCGGCGGCCTCGGTGGTGTTGGTGACGCCCGGTAGCCACAGGCCACGGTGGATGGCGTCGTTGCTGGTGCTCTCGCCGAAGCGCAGGAATCGCCGGGTGTTGGCGTCGTAGTAGTCGGCCACCCGGGTGACGTGTTCTGCGGCGGCATTTCCGGGCGAATCAGAACCCATCGGCGCAACCTACCACGGGCCGCGCGGGCGGCGACGCGCCTGCCCGGGGCGGCACCACTGTGGCCGTAGGTGACCGTCGGTGCCGGGCACGATCGACCTCACGTACCGGTGGTGCGCACGGTGGGAGACCCGCGGCAGGTCCGGCACCGGAGACACTGGGGCGTGCAGGCCGGGTCAGCGGTGGCCGGGGCCGGGAACGTCGGGAGGTGACCGATGTCCATTCACGATGTGGATCCGGCGGTGGCGGATCCGGTGGAGTTCGCCCGGTTGGTGAAGCGGACCCCGGTGGAGGAGTTGCGGCAGGTGCTCGCCGGGCAACGGCGGGACGAGATCCTGCACGGGCTGCTGCGCCGGATGCCGGAGGCGTTACGCGCCGACGCCGCGCGCGGCACCGAGGCGGTGGTGCACTGGAGCATCGGCGGGCGCCCCGACGGCCGCTACGACGTCCATCAGATGGTGATCAGCGACGGCCGGTGTGTCCTGTCCGCGCAGCCGGATCAGCAGCCGAAGCTGACGCTCACCCTGGCCGCCGTCGACTTCGTCCATCTGGTGACCGGCAACGCGCGGGCCGTGATGCTCGTCATGAAGGGCAAGCTCAAGACGCGGGGCGACATCGGCCTGACCGCCAAGTTCCCGAACCTGTTCCAGGCGCCGAAGCCCTGAACCGCCCGGGCGCGGCGGTCGTCCGGCGCTGGCGGTCAGGACGCCCGTCGTACCGTTGCGGTGGA from Solwaraspora sp. WMMD791 includes:
- a CDS encoding winged helix-turn-helix domain-containing protein produces the protein MGAVLSDTRKSITSWCRRHTLGGDGAVAARRRGTRTGDAGGLTPDQELELIDMLRGRWPEELDVDDELWSRRTVGTLIERRFGLALGPTDVGHYLDAWGLAPRRPTERACGLCVDAVNAWMERVYPEVLRAARDHRTDLWWLGRTRLHGTTPAADVLSAASVRGQIRFMILTPSVEPPLPREFLLRLCGPDRRGAHLVVDGSWASSELPRRLPRSIVAHLLPSCARPARAA
- a CDS encoding GntR family transcriptional regulator gives rise to the protein MDEPTSTDKRPPSRRIADDLRLSIQAGELAPGGKLPSERDLAARYGTARNTAREAISILQGEGLVVAQHGRGVYVRPNRPLMRLGANRYSRQLRNETGLSPFRIEVTKQGRVPRTECRSVTRDQPPPDVAERLGLDADTATVIRRENWYFADDEPVQVGVTYIPVDVADGSPLATEWTLGEGSIYARFEELGHQITRIREEISARMPYHDESTGLLMPPGVPVIEVLHTSFDEQHTPFEVTRFVMRGDLNGLDYDIPVED
- a CDS encoding DMT family transporter, whose amino-acid sequence is MSRGSLVRLVMLALLWGSGFLWIKLALRGFTPVQIVLVRLALGALVLIPVALHRGLRFPTDRTTWGHLFVAALVANAIPYTLFGIGEQTVDSGLAGVLNATTPLWTALIAFVVGADRTATWSRGAGLALGFVGAMVIFTPWKSTSEVASWGGLAILAASASYGVSYVYMGKFLTNRGIPPIMLSAAQLAAGTILMTLALPLGGLTMPDLRVDAVISLLILGVLGTGAAYVLNYRLITDDGPTLASTVTYLLPVVAVILGFLVVDEQVTASMILGMLLVLAGVALVQRRPQRSKVSDPLPLGRNRNGRR
- a CDS encoding UTRA domain-containing protein produces the protein MVVVDPDFVRLMRRLRQEHGMSFRDLAKKAYFSRSYLCEVENGKKPPSLHLAKALDACLNAEGQLTRLVTTGPDDQEPESRSRSAATVDCPDRGVEAWRTHPTWSAQIGGPALVNESQWAQVATMLYDIFVRSRPPLTRLGPDRYAGLSLRRQDLTPFAAEAAMQGRAPRVECRAVSRQQAPRDIAALLSLNLGDAVVLRENRYLADDEPVQLGHTYLPTSVVGTSTLATDRDLGPGGTFAALKQLGYRTARIREQVITRFPTRDEAEKLKLPPGVPVIVLLHASYDNDGFPFEATRYIMRSDAMRFQYLATVAA
- a CDS encoding class I SAM-dependent methyltransferase, which codes for MGSDSPGNAAAEHVTRVADYYDANTRRFLRFGESTSNDAIHRGLWLPGVTNTTEAADAVNRLLVERLSGHVPAGEGRVLDLGCGVGATVVRLAHAIDAQVTGVTISQVQVEIAGRRLAAEGLTDRCQVVCGDFAQLPAEPRYHAMVAIESMVHAPSLPELVPSLAARLRPGGRLIVCDDWMTDKDRGLAARERCLEQFRAGWRIGSLHTVAEFAAMGEPAGLRLVEDLDLTAHVRLGRPRDRAIDVVLGAAGVVPRMRDRLVGTPFWANMIGGSALQTGLSRRWLEYRLLVLERA
- a CDS encoding SCP2 sterol-binding domain-containing protein; translation: MSIHDVDPAVADPVEFARLVKRTPVEELRQVLAGQRRDEILHGLLRRMPEALRADAARGTEAVVHWSIGGRPDGRYDVHQMVISDGRCVLSAQPDQQPKLTLTLAAVDFVHLVTGNARAVMLVMKGKLKTRGDIGLTAKFPNLFQAPKP